The stretch of DNA aataattattttccttCCAATTTCTTTCCTTCCTATTTCCTTTCTCCTATTTTCCTCTCAAACAAACACACCCTAAAAGAGAGGAAGAAGGGACAAATCTGTGtgcaaaggaaaaaaattattaaaaaaaattatattttgtaattttaaccacataataaaaaaattttaaaaaaataaaaagattaaataaaatttttgatatattttaaaattgaaagccaaaaaaaattctatttgtgTTATTCTAtcttaaaactaaaagaaacGTCTTTGTACTGAATAATTTATCgttaatattattaactaattttttcatatatttatatttattaattactcCTCATATTCACTTTTTTACCAAACATCTAATatagatacaaaaaaaaagttgatcaccattgtcttctttttcttttttaacccCTTTGATTTTTATATAGTATTATGTAGGTATATGCAGTGACGGacccaaaaaatattaaaagtgggaaaaaatatatatattaaaataaattttgttaaatattattaattatatagagatataaaaattaaagagttaGTGAACACTTTCATtcttaaaatactatttattatatataatttataaaaaaatattttttatttctaaaactttaacttaaaatattttaattaaattataaataccttattatcctaactaattttgtatacacatttaataataaaagactgAATTAATTGGTATATTAGCGTCTAATGATacactaatatttataatttaaaattaaaattatatataaatactaaaaaaaataaatatgtatatgtatatgaaAAGTATGTTTAGATgaataaattgagaataaaataaaatatataaagtcacaagaaaataaaatattagattaatacctaaactataattgtttgaattaaaatttgtaattgaaaatatcaaaaagagaaacaatGAAATTAGAAGATACATAGAGTCATAGAGAACTatataaaaaacatataaaaaatttaaaatttattttttgatgaaAAGAAGATGACTActagaaagaaatagaaaaaaagttaaaaatataaaaataaaaaagaggagTTAAGGGAATAAAAGAGTGACGACACAAGAATTAAATACACAAAAGTGCTGGatagaaaacacaaaagttgctggcctcctagactttttctttattaaaatattgaCCCGACAATATAGATTGCTACATTTAATGatgaaatataaattataagtgAATAAATGATCATATTAGTTCCtaaaagattatttatttttaaattagttttcgaaagatttttttaatcaaatttattctttaaagattttaaattagtcatgttAGTCCTTCAACTTTTTTTGTTAATAGTGTCAAAATATACTAATATGACACGTTAAGTAACATCCTAATACACATTTAAgagttttaattgattattaacataataattttataaacttagATCAAATCACAACCTAATTGAGAGGAGAACTTGAGATATTGAAATCCTTCAATTTAGAATTGGTTTGATCTAATTACATAAACTAATCATCTTAATAGTCAATTAAGTATTTGTTGGAGTATCACTTAACCTTTCACATTAGCAAATTTTGAtaccattaacaaaaaattgataaaaagattaatatgactaatttaaaaattttataaaacaaatttaataaaaaaaactttcagaaccaattttaaaaataaatgaattttcagagactaatttaactatttactCAATTATACCAAATATTAGGAGGCATGTTCAATCGTAAAAGAATATCAGAATAGTTGAAAGAAGAAGACATCGTCATAATAATTTCATGATAATAAAGCCATAATaatctaaatataattaatgaTGTATAAGAGAAAAGTACAAAAGCAATACCAATATAATAAACTCATGAAATTAAAAAGAGGAACACACTGTTTCTCAAACCAAATTAAACAACAAAGATATAACAATAATGATAACATCAATCATCATAAAACTCTAATACTCTCACATGCATAGCCCCATGCGTAAGGAATACCATCCATATTGCATGTAAGAAATGAAAGATTTGAATTAATGGGCAGAAGGTGAAGGTGGTGGGGAGAAGAAGGGAATGGAGGGAATGGTGGTCGGGATTGAGGGCATGTTTGGCAATGGTGGAAGGCTCATCTGTGGGATTGTTGTTGGGATGGTAGGGATGCCAGCAGGAAGAGGAGGCAAAGTCGTCGCCGGCTTCGGTAGGGATGATGATGGCTGTGGCAGTGATGGTATGGTGGGCAATGGAGGAACATTTCCCTGAATTGAGGGCAATGTTGGAATTGAGGGCAGAGGTGGCAATGTTGCTGTTGGTTTTGGCAAGGTTGGAATGTTGATGCCAGGGGGCAAATTGGGTATTGCACTTGTTTGCAAGAGATGGCGAGCTGCTAGGCTCATGTTCATGCTTGACAAGGTGATAAGAGCAACAAGGAATGAGGCCGTGATTGATCTTCTTGATGATGAGGCCATGATTTCAATGAACTGGTGAGAATAggatatatatgtgtgtaagttgatttaatttaatttgcttTGGATGAGAAGCCAAAGGATGGTACATGATCTTATATTGAGCTTCCTAGAGAGTGTGAGGACACATAACATGATTTAGTTTCAATTATTCAACGTAACTCAAGTTTGGAGAACTAATTGTTTTTGTTAGCTTACCTTCCAATTACTTTTAAATAGatcattttattataatatatcttGGACTGATGATAATATCAGGTGGTTGGTTGCCTATATATGCTATATGTAACTTGTGAGAGATTATTATTGATGAACACAAATATTCAAATGTTGGATGACCAACTCCCGGTGCTTTATTCTACGTAACAataaacaaattattattaCTGCTAGGATAAAGtgttttttagtttcttggttAATTTAAAGAATATTCAAGTTGTACTTTTTAGCACGGTTGGAAGAAGTGAGGTTGGATGGACAGATCCAAGAGTTGGTTTATCTAACGGAGTTCATTAATAGACTACAGAGCTAAAGGGGGCGATTGCCACCCTCCACGCCAGCTATTTCATGATTATTTATTGGGCCATCTAGTGTACAGATGTTCCTGTAcagatttttgtctttttgtgACTAAAAAAACGTGTCattaaaagtgttgcttaaagagaaagtgttacccttaatcgttaacttggctctgataccaatttttaaagtcgtcttttcttttaatttctttttcgaaaaaatattgACAGTATTACTAgtatttattatgattttttaatcttgttttagtttataatattcttttttacatggatttttatatataaaatcttttatctgtttgtatttttctttaatataatttcttaaatcctcaaaaacttcttttatttctacattttctgttgtttctaaatatctttttaatttttcaacttcattttccattttttcttttaacagctttaattcttttaagtcataatatagttttccaggcatttataaattttttaagtttaactctaacttgtttatatttattcttatttctatcctttttattataaggtcatcaATTTCGatctgaagattatttaattcccttttatactcctttattctactttttaattttttcgcccttttcctttttattttttttctggtctttcaatctttgtatacttcattatttatcttagaatttctgcaaattctatcatcgattcatcactattttctagagattctattaatttttctagctcttcgacttctctttttaacttgtcataaattatttttagagcttcaaatgctctttgatttatttcagaaaactgtaaataattcaaccgattttctctttcaaagagctcttgtttcttgtcttgataagttacatNNNNNNNNNNNNNNNNNNNNNNNNNNNNNNNNNNNNNNNtgtttagggtttcatttaatttttcgaccttttttgttaattcttttatttcagaattttcttctttaatctttaacttggataaacttaaagggctattaattttagattctcttatttgaaaattcaatgaaactaatttttctgatggttcttttaataatagaactgggttttcaatagctttatattttggtatttctgtttttacaattttctgaaataattcatcaacataaattctttctctgtttttaaatattatactatgatggctatttgttaaagcataatttattgcatatgtaattgaaaatggttcatcgtcttgttccattagattctttctgtgaaatttataagccaaacttatagatcttccaagattttcagttgataaaggtatagcatatccaagatgggcattgaatttNNNNNNNNNNNNNNNNNNNNNNNNNNNNNNNNNNNNNNNNNNNNNNNNNNNNNNNNNNNNNNNNNNNNNNNNNNNNNNNNNNNNNNNNNNNNNNNNNNNNNNNNNNNNNNNNNNNNNNNNNNNNNNNNNNNNNNNNNNNNNNNNNNNNNNNNNNNNNNNNNNNNNNNNNNNNNNNNNNNNNNNNNNNNNNNNNNNNNNNNNNNNNNNNNNNNNNNNNNNNNNNNNNNNNNNNNNNNNNNNNNNNNNNNNNagaacattggcgccgttgccggggacctggaagtcatccctctaccatggcggacgacccctCCAACAATGACCACGCTGGATCAGAACAAGAGGATgaagttgacaccggagaacgaccggacagccctctatcaccacacACTCCAGGAgaaaacaaacagaatcgcccaaagacatcactcctagacaaagatccacaaaatcccgataaagaaaagagctcggaaattctagaagcagttcGGGCGCAACAAAACCGACTGAAACAGCTCGAAGAAgacataaagaagcagaaagaaactgaacaagatctaaGAAGGGAAGCTCGCAaacgcagagaattagaagaaaaactacggaaaatagaggccaacctgaaagaccggacagaacgcggcaccacccccgaaggcaaccatgatcccttcacgcaagagatcatgaaggagaaggtaccaCAAAACTTTaaaccacccgatatggatctctacgacggcaccaccgatccaagtcaccacctcagcaacttcagaagcagaatgtacctggTCGACGCCTCTGACgcgattcggtgcaaagccttccctaccactctcaccaagacagccatgaagtggttcgacaacctgccaccaagatcaatcaccagctttgaagacctaaccaaaaaattcctgacaaggttctctattcaaaaggacaagacaaaacatgcccccagtctactcgggatcaaacaaggtaaccaagaaactctccgagagtacatggagcgattcaacaaagcctgcctggacatacaacacttgccNNNNNNNNNNNNNNNNNNNNNNNNNNNNNNNNNNNNNNNNNNNNNNNNNNNNNNNNNNNNNNNNNNNNNNNNNNNNNNNNNNNNNNNNNNNNNNNNNNNNNNNNNNNNNNNNNNNNNNNNNNNNNNNNNNNNNNNNNNNNNNNNNNNNNNNNNNNNNNNNNNNNNNNNNNNNNNNNNNNNNNNNNNNNNNNNNNNNNNNNNNNNNNNNNNNNNNNNNNNNNNNNNNNNNNNNNNNNNNNNNNNNNNNNNNNNNNNNNNNNNNNNNNNNNNNNNNNNNNNNNNNNNNNNNNNNNNNNNNNNNNNNNNNNNNNNNNNNNNNNNNNNNNNNNNNNNNNNNNNN from Arachis duranensis cultivar V14167 chromosome 4, aradu.V14167.gnm2.J7QH, whole genome shotgun sequence encodes:
- the LOC107483779 gene encoding proline-rich receptor-like protein kinase PERK2 is translated as MASSSRRSITASFLVALITLSSMNMSLAARHLLQTSAIPNLPPGINIPTLPKPTATLPPLPSIPTLPSIQGNVPPLPTIPSLPQPSSSLPKPATTLPPLPAGIPTIPTTIPQMSLPPLPNMPSIPTTIPSIPFFSPPPSPSAH